The following DNA comes from Nodularia sp. LEGE 06071.
GACCCTTGACTAAATAATCTTGTGCGCCTGATTGCATCGCTCGGAGTGCGAGAGTTTCATCATCTAAACCCGTCAACACAATAATCGGAGTGGCTTTGGCATGATGAGCCATGCTGATAAAGGTGTCTAGTCCCTGGCTATCAGGCAATGAAAGGTCTAACAGTATGACATCAAAGCTATCTCTAGCTATACAGTCGAGTGCTTCAAAAAGTTGCTCAAACGGTTGTAACTCCACTTGAGCTGTAGTTACTTCCTGTAATAACTCTTGCAGTAACAAGACATCACCAGGGTTATCTTCTACTAACAAGACTTTAATAGATTTTCCTGCCATTAATTCTTTTACTCCGGTGGCAGTTTTACAATCGCAAACCAGAAATTTTCTATGGACTGTACAATTTTAACGAATTGGTCAAAGTCAACCGGCTTAGTGATAAAACAATTAGCTGACAGGTTATAAGCTTTGAGAATATCTTCCTCCGATTGAGAAGTGGTCAAAACAACTACAGGAATTCGCTTGAAACTTTGATCGGCTTTGATTTCTGCCAGTACTTCCCTCCCGTCCTTTCTGGGTAAGTTTAAATCGAGCAGGACAATATCTGGATGAGGTGCATCAGCATAGTTTCCCTGTTTTCGTAGGAATGCCATCGCCTCTACACCATCTTCCACCACATTCAGGTTAACTGATATTTTGCTATCTTCGAGGGCGATTCTGGTCAGTTGAGCATCGCCGGGATTGTCTTCTACTAATAAAACCTCTATGGGCATAATCGCTGTTTGATGATTCACGATTTTTTACCAGCTTTTTCGGGAATTGTGAAGTAGAAAGTCGAGCCTTGACCCGGTTTCGACTCAACCCAGATCCGGCCGCCGTGGCGTTCTATAATCTTTTTACAAATTGCCAACCCAATTCCAGTCCCTGGGTATTTACTTCTACCGTGCAAGCGTTGAAATATTACAAAAATGCGTTCAGCATATTGGGATTCTATACCAATTCCATTATCGCTGATGGAGAATAGCCATTCATTGGGCTGAGTGGGGAGTTGTTCTTCTGTTGGTTCTGCTTTCACTGCTCCCACATGAATTTTGAGTGGTGATTCTCCCCGGAATTTGATGGCGTTACCGATTAAGTTTTGTAATACTTGGGTGAGTTGGCTAGGATCAGCCATGACTACAGGTAAAGGATCATGGGTAATTGTGGCATGACACTCTTCAATGGCAATTTTGAGATTAGCGATCGCCCGCTCCAAAATCGTTTTAAAATCTACTTCGACAATGGGCTGTCCCCGGCTGGTAACACGAGAATAATTCAACAGATCATTAATTAAGCTCTGCATCCGCCGCGCCCCATCTACAGCGTAATTAATAAACTGTTCGGCATTAGCATCTAGGTCATTTTTATACTTGCGCTCTAACAGTTGTAAATAACTGGTCACCATCCGCAACGGTTCCTGCAAATCATGGGACGCTACATAGGCAAACTGTTCTAATTCAGCATTAGAACGAGCCAGTTCCTGAGTATGGTGGGTTTCTTGTTCCAATAACTTGGCTTGGGCGAGAGCAATGCCAATCTGGTTGGCTATCTGTTGTAATAAATCCAACTCAAAGCCATTCCACTGGCGAGGTGTAGCACATTGATGAGCAATCAACAAACCCCAAAGATTTTCCCTGACCAGAATTGGGACTACAAGGTTAGCTTTGACACCCAATTTCTGAAGAAATTTCCGATAACAGTCTTTAATATTAGCTTGTTCAACGTCTACAATTGCAGCGACTCTTCCTAGACGATATTTTTCCACATAGCCTTGTTCTTGAAAGCAGGGGTCGAGGATGTCTTGTCCTAGAACCGCAGGCCAACCAGGTAGGACAGCTTCTTGCACCACCGTTCCCGAACCATCAGCCCAAACTTGAAACATCACCACTCGGTCAGCTTGCAGGAGTTTTTGGACTTCTTTGACAGTAGTTTGGAGAATTTCGTCTATTTGGAGACTTTCCCGAATTTTGAGGGTGATTTCCGCGAAAAGTTGCGATCGCAAATTCTGCCGTTTTAATTCCTCTTCGGCTCGTTTGCGTTCAGCAATATCAGTATGGGAACCTAGCATCCTCACCACATCACCAGTTTCATCCCAAAGTGCCTGTCCGCGATCCAAAATCCATTTATAACTACCGTCTTTACATAACATTCGATGCTCGGTTACATAAAACGGTGTTTTTTTGGCAAAATGATGTTCAAAGGCTTGCCGTACATGATCTAAATCATCAGGATGGACTCGTTTTTCCCATTCATCCCAATGATTAGTAATTTCGTGGTCTGCATATCCCAACATTTCCTTCCAGCGAGTGGAGAAAAAGACTTCATTGGTTTTGACATTCCAATCCCAAATACCATCATTATTACCCTGTAAGGCTAATTGCCAACGTTCTTCACTTTCTCGCAGAGCTGCGGCTGTTTGTTGCTGTTCGGTAACATCATGAAAATATACAGACAAGCCATCGCGCGAGGGATAGGCGTGAACACTAAACCAGCCATTCAGGGGTGGATAGAATTCTGCAAATTCCACACTAACTTGTTGTGCGATCGCTCTGTGATACTCCCGACCAAATTTTGTGTCTACCAGTGCTGGTAAAACTTCCCAGATATTTTTACCCAACAACTCATTTTTGCTTTTCTGCAAAAGTCCTTCTGCTTGACCGTTAATGTATATAAATCGCCATTCTTGATCTAGAGCAAAAAAGGCATCAGTGATACTTTCGAGTATATTGGTAATCCGAGTTCTCGCCGCTTCTGAAGTCGCCCTAGCTGCTTGCTCATGGGTAATGAATTCCTCACTAATCCGAGACACTTCCGACACATTCCGTCTCAGTTCTAGTTGGTTAATTACCAAGTGACTCAAAGCCACCAGTGCTTCCACTTGTTGTTGGCTCAGTTGCCGAGGTACTTTGTCAATTACACACAGGGTTCCTAGCATATAACCCTTCGGCGTAATCAAGGGTACACCTGCATAAAATCGGACATAAGGATAAGAAGTAACCACCGGATTGGTTGCCAACTTGGGATCAGCCAAAGCATCTGGTACTATGACAAAATCCCGTTTTTCTTGACAAAGATAAGATAAACCGACATTACGGGGCATTTCCGGGACAGATATACCTAGTTTTGCTTTAAACCACTGCCGATTTTCATCAATAAAATTGACTAAAGCTATAGGTGTACCACAAATAAAAGCAGCTAGTTGAGCTAAATTATCATAAGCTTCTTCCGGTTCCGTATCCAAAATCTGATACTGGCGGAGAACTTCCAGCCTCGCCGCTTCATAATTATTCGATTCAGCATTCATCGGGTTTTATAAAAAAATTAAAAAAACAAGTTTCACTGCATACATATAGTTTGACACTCCCCGGCGTGAACGCACGGGGATTCTTGGATCTAAGACATAACTTGCTCATGCAGGTTTTCACTCCTCTTTACAACTATGTCATTGCGAACGTAACAAAGTGGAGTAAAGCAATCACAATGTTTTCAGCGTTTTTACTTTTCGTTACATAGTTAGGTTTATTTGTGCCTACCTACTTATGTCAAGAAAAGTAAATAAGGCTCAAACTCTTTCTCCCCCTGCTCCCTGTCCCCTGCTTTATTCCAACAATAATTATTTACGCCGACTTACTTGTATCCTGGTGACGTTGATGGCGTTCGCAGTTAAAAATTGCTGTATGAGAGGCACTTGTTGGCACTCCAGAATGGAATCATTCTGGAGATTTTTTAGCCTTAAACAGCAGTCAAAGCAACATCCTGGCGCATTTTTTCCACGAATTGATGCATATTCCCTGTATTGAGACGATAACTCAGAGGATGACCAATCAAGCGCGCTGTACTTTCATACAAAGTCGTAATTTCGATTAAACCATTTTCGCTCAAAGTCCGCCCCGTAGAAACTATATCCACAATCGCTTCTGACATTCCAGTAATGGGGCCTAGCTCCACAGAACCATACAAAGGTACGATTTCTATAGGTAGATCCAAACTATGGAAATATTCACGAGCGCAATTAACATACTTAGAAGCGACTCGACCATGAGGGGGTAAATCTAAGGGTGATTTATAGGCACTAGATGCTTTTACAGCCACTGACATTCGACAATGACCAAACTGTAAATCAACTAAATGTGCCACTTGCGGCTTTTTCTCCCGCAGCACATCGTAACCAATAATTCCCAACTGTGCCTGACCATATTCTACATATACAGGTACATCTTGTCCCCGCACCAAAAGTCCTTTTGCTTGTCCGCTAGCATCAGGAATTTGCAGTTGGCGAGTTCCAGAATCTAAAAAAGCGCTAAAATCCAAACCTACAGATTTCAACAAGCGGATGCTATTTTTAAGTAGTTCCCCTTTCGGTAACGCAACAGTTAACATTTTCTTTTTGGTAGTTCCTTTAATTGAGAATATCTTGATTGCTTACCACAAGCAGCATGAGAATTTTATTAGTTGATGACGAAGTAGAACTAACTGACCCCCTAAGTCGCGTGTTAAACCGCGAGGGTTACAGTGTGGATATGGCTTACGATGGTGCCACAGGTAGCGAATTTGCCGCCGTGGGTACTTATGATTTACTAATTTTAGATTGGATGTTACCCGGAAAAACAGGTTTAGAAATTTGTCAGGAATTGCGCCGCCAAGGTAAAGCCACACCTGTACTATTTCTCACAGCCAAAGATACCCTAGATGACCGAGTAGAAGGTTTAGATGCGGGTGCGGATGACTATTTAGTCAAACCCTTTGAACTGCGAGAGTTATTAGCGCGAGTGCGGGCGTTGTTACGTCGTGCTGGTTCCCCCAGCTATGAAACCACAACTGGAAGATTGACAGTCGCTGATTTAGAACTTGATAGTGAAAACCAAGTAGCCTATCGTCAAGGGCGAATTATTGAGTTATCTCAAAAGGAAAATCAGCTGCTGCAATACTTTATGGAAAATACCGGACATTTGCTAACTCATGCCCAAATTTTACAAAATCTTTGGCAGCAAGATCACGAACAACCCAATAGTAATGTCATAGCCGCATTAATTCGCCTGCTGCGGCGTAAAATTGAAGTAGGCAAAGAAACTCCACTAATTCATACTGTTTACGGCAAAGGCTACCGTTTTGGAACTTCTTCTATGGATTAAACGCAGAGGTAAGCGAAGGTACGCAGAGTTTTTCTCAGTCTTATTCTCTGCGCCTCTGCGCCTCTGCGTGAGATAACAACGCCATAATTTGAATTTGGAGTTTTTCTCGCAGTTGCTGTACTTGTTTATAACTTTCCGCACGTTTTTGGACTGAGTTGACTTTTTGTACAGGTTGGATAAAGTATTGTAGACGAGTTCTCATAGCCCAAACTCCCATTGAGGGAAATATGAGCAACAGAATAATTAATGGCGATATGGGCAAAAACGGTAATTTAAATAGTCGTTGCAACTTCTTGAGGTTGACTGTCCAAGGATGCAAGGATTCGCTACCAATGCAAAGAACTGGGAGAATGGGAATATGATAGCGATCGCTCATTTGCATAAAACTTACATCAAATTTTTGTAGTTGATAGCGTTGACTCCAACCTTTAAGCGGTCCACGTACTCCTTCCGGTGCGTATAGCAGAGTTTTACCTTTAACAACTGCTTTTTCAAAATCACTCCTCTGGGCGCGCACAGCACCTAAAACCTGTGACCATTTAGGAGGTAACCACCAACTCATCCAAGGATGCTCAAATAGTGTTTCACTGGCTAAGGGTTGCACCTCCCAACCTTGGGCTTGACTTAATAAATAACCTAAAGTGATAAAGTCCCAAGGAAAACACATCCCTGCATGGTTCATCGCTACAATGACAGAACTTTGTGGCGGTAAGTTATGAATTTGTTGCAACTCACCCCGAAAATAATATTTAACTATAGGAGCTAGAATTTCTTCCCGAAAAGCTTTCTGATACTGAGGATTAAATTCATCAACTTCTTTTCTTGGTGAACGACATCCCAAACGCAACCATCGATTTAGCAGTGCTAAGTAGAATCCACCTGGAACTAAAAATAATCCATATTCTACCCAATTCCAACCATCTGGATCAGCGTGATAGTGCTGCCAGTGGCGGTTAAATAAAACCAGCCAACCAGGAGGATACCACAGACAACACCAGTCAAACCAGCTAAATCTATAATTTTCACCTGATGCTTTTCCCTGTTGAGTTTTAAGCAGCTTTTCAGCGTGTTGATAAATCACAAGCACTAAGTAGATGAGATAAAAATTATCTAAAGCACATATCCTAGCCTCATATATATTGTCGTGATTTGTATCCTACCCAGGGCGTAACATTCACTACATTTATATGGTATTTGCGGCATAGCTGCCCTTACCGCGTCGCGTTTAGAAGAATTAATTATCCACAGATATATTTGATTACTTATCACTCATAAGTAAAACTAACTATATGTATAATTTTTACTCATATTAATTAACTTGCGTAACATTTGTAAAGTAGTGTAAAGTAATTTCATAGACAGAAAAGCAAACGCATCTGTCTCATACATACATAAATAACCGCAATCATAAACACATGACTACTACCTTACAACAGCGCCAAAGCGCCAACGTATGGGATCGCTTCTGCGAATGGATTACCAGCACCGACAACCGCATTTACATCGGTTGGTTCGGAGTTCTAATGATCCCAACCCTACTAGCTGCTACCACCTGCTTCATCATCGCCTTTGTTGCAGCTCCTCCCGTAGACATCGACGGTATCCGCGAACCCGTAGCTGGTTCCTTGATTTACGGAAACAACATCATCTCTGGTGCAGTTGTTCCTTCCTCTAACGCGATCGGCTTGCACTTCTACCCCATTTGGGAAGCAGCTTCC
Coding sequences within:
- a CDS encoding response regulator translates to MPIEVLLVEDNPGDAQLTRIALEDSKISVNLNVVEDGVEAMAFLRKQGNYADAPHPDIVLLDLNLPRKDGREVLAEIKADQSFKRIPVVVLTTSQSEEDILKAYNLSANCFITKPVDFDQFVKIVQSIENFWFAIVKLPPE
- a CDS encoding GAF domain-containing protein → MNAESNNYEAARLEVLRQYQILDTEPEEAYDNLAQLAAFICGTPIALVNFIDENRQWFKAKLGISVPEMPRNVGLSYLCQEKRDFVIVPDALADPKLATNPVVTSYPYVRFYAGVPLITPKGYMLGTLCVIDKVPRQLSQQQVEALVALSHLVINQLELRRNVSEVSRISEEFITHEQAARATSEAARTRITNILESITDAFFALDQEWRFIYINGQAEGLLQKSKNELLGKNIWEVLPALVDTKFGREYHRAIAQQVSVEFAEFYPPLNGWFSVHAYPSRDGLSVYFHDVTEQQQTAAALRESEERWQLALQGNNDGIWDWNVKTNEVFFSTRWKEMLGYADHEITNHWDEWEKRVHPDDLDHVRQAFEHHFAKKTPFYVTEHRMLCKDGSYKWILDRGQALWDETGDVVRMLGSHTDIAERKRAEEELKRQNLRSQLFAEITLKIRESLQIDEILQTTVKEVQKLLQADRVVMFQVWADGSGTVVQEAVLPGWPAVLGQDILDPCFQEQGYVEKYRLGRVAAIVDVEQANIKDCYRKFLQKLGVKANLVVPILVRENLWGLLIAHQCATPRQWNGFELDLLQQIANQIGIALAQAKLLEQETHHTQELARSNAELEQFAYVASHDLQEPLRMVTSYLQLLERKYKNDLDANAEQFINYAVDGARRMQSLINDLLNYSRVTSRGQPIVEVDFKTILERAIANLKIAIEECHATITHDPLPVVMADPSQLTQVLQNLIGNAIKFRGESPLKIHVGAVKAEPTEEQLPTQPNEWLFSISDNGIGIESQYAERIFVIFQRLHGRSKYPGTGIGLAICKKIIERHGGRIWVESKPGQGSTFYFTIPEKAGKKS
- the hisG gene encoding ATP phosphoribosyltransferase, with protein sequence MLTVALPKGELLKNSIRLLKSVGLDFSAFLDSGTRQLQIPDASGQAKGLLVRGQDVPVYVEYGQAQLGIIGYDVLREKKPQVAHLVDLQFGHCRMSVAVKASSAYKSPLDLPPHGRVASKYVNCAREYFHSLDLPIEIVPLYGSVELGPITGMSEAIVDIVSTGRTLSENGLIEITTLYESTARLIGHPLSYRLNTGNMHQFVEKMRQDVALTAV
- the rppA gene encoding two-component system response regulator RppA codes for the protein MRILLVDDEVELTDPLSRVLNREGYSVDMAYDGATGSEFAAVGTYDLLILDWMLPGKTGLEICQELRRQGKATPVLFLTAKDTLDDRVEGLDAGADDYLVKPFELRELLARVRALLRRAGSPSYETTTGRLTVADLELDSENQVAYRQGRIIELSQKENQLLQYFMENTGHLLTHAQILQNLWQQDHEQPNSNVIAALIRLLRRKIEVGKETPLIHTVYGKGYRFGTSSMD
- a CDS encoding 1-acyl-sn-glycerol-3-phosphate acyltransferase, producing MIYQHAEKLLKTQQGKASGENYRFSWFDWCCLWYPPGWLVLFNRHWQHYHADPDGWNWVEYGLFLVPGGFYLALLNRWLRLGCRSPRKEVDEFNPQYQKAFREEILAPIVKYYFRGELQQIHNLPPQSSVIVAMNHAGMCFPWDFITLGYLLSQAQGWEVQPLASETLFEHPWMSWWLPPKWSQVLGAVRAQRSDFEKAVVKGKTLLYAPEGVRGPLKGWSQRYQLQKFDVSFMQMSDRYHIPILPVLCIGSESLHPWTVNLKKLQRLFKLPFLPISPLIILLLIFPSMGVWAMRTRLQYFIQPVQKVNSVQKRAESYKQVQQLREKLQIQIMALLSHAEAQRRRE